A region from the bacterium genome encodes:
- the rpoC gene encoding DNA-directed RNA polymerase subunit beta' yields the protein MQSIHKFFDQPKDPLSFNAVRVSIAGPEKIREWSFGEVKKPETINYRTFKPESDGLFCAKIFGPVKDYECNCGKYKRMKHRGVVCEKCGVEVIRSSVRRERMGHIELATPVAHVWFLRSLPSRIGSLLGVKLKDLERVLYYEAYIIIAEGKTGLEIGEIITEEKYRELVQLHGAEFEAGMGAEAVRKFLANLHMPSLGETLRAEMVEATSKARRKKYAKRLKIVNAFKLSGNLPQDMILEVVPVLPPDLRPLVPLEGGRFATSDLNDLYRRVINRNNRLKRLLDLNAPDIIIKNEKRMLQEAVDALFDNGRRGRTITGANRRPLKSLSDMLKGKQGRFRQNLLGKRVDYSGRTVIVVGPELKLHQCGLPKIMALELFKPFVFNKLEERGLAATIKSAKKMVEREEDVVWDILAEVTREHPVMLNRAPTLHRLGIQAFEPVLVEGKAIQLHPLVCTAYNADFDGDQMAVHIPLTVEAQIEARVLMMSTNNILSPANGRPIIVPSQDIVLGVYYMTLARGKRLGEGMVFSSPRECRIAFDQEMVDLQAKVKVRVDGVLAETTPGRIILWEIIPAEVGFETINRVIKKGDLARLMGTVFKKAGDKATVLFADNVKTLGYKFATRAGVSISIDDMVVPAKKEQIVQDSFNEVATIQRQYQDGLITDGERYNKVVDIWSTASDTIAGEMMKGLEVAEESEKLNSIFIMADSGARGSTQQMRQLAGMRGLMAKPSGEIIETPITANFREGLTVLQYFISTHGARKGLADTALKTANSGYLTRRLVDVAQDVVITEQDCQTHAGIYVSALVEGGEVVERLRDRILGRTALVDVLEPYTEEVLVGANEEIDEALAEKVEDAGVKDVLIRSVLTCKAKVGLCIECYGRDLARGRKVNIGEAVGIIAAQSIGEPGTQLTMRTFHIGGAASKRVEQSTLEARSAGTVKYMNLSTVTTGDGEIVVMNRNGEVAVLDAEGREREKYPVIYGATLKIRDGGTVSPRQLLAEWDPHVSPILTEASGIVKFGDIVEGVTMREQLDEVTGLSRKVIIESRGGDYRPRVSIKSKETGQTAARYILPVGAHINVLEGQEISAGSVVAKMPRETTKTKDITGGLPRVDELFEARKPKDFAIISEVDGVATFGKDQRGKRKVVVTPDIGEPKVYLIPKGKHLSVHEGDSIKAGEPLMDGATNPHEVLKVLGEHELMKYLVDEIQEVYRLQGVDINDKHIEVIVRQMLRRVEIRDVGDTDFLLREHVERQIFEETNRKMEAAGKKKAVAMPMLLGITKASLSTESFISAASFQETTKVLTQASIEGKVDFLRGLKENVIMGRLIPAGTGLARYRKLKINVQDEDLPLIAPTPPVKVIDDFPEIDMDE from the coding sequence TTGCAGAGCATCCATAAGTTTTTCGATCAGCCAAAAGATCCGCTGAGCTTCAACGCCGTCCGCGTCTCCATAGCGGGGCCGGAAAAGATCAGGGAATGGTCCTTCGGGGAAGTAAAAAAACCCGAAACGATAAATTACCGCACCTTCAAGCCCGAATCGGACGGACTCTTCTGCGCGAAGATTTTCGGCCCGGTGAAGGACTACGAGTGCAATTGCGGCAAGTACAAGAGGATGAAGCACCGCGGCGTGGTCTGCGAAAAGTGCGGCGTGGAGGTTATCCGCTCCTCCGTCCGCAGGGAGCGCATGGGCCACATCGAGCTTGCGACGCCGGTCGCCCACGTCTGGTTCCTCAGAAGCCTTCCCTCTCGCATCGGGAGCCTCCTCGGCGTCAAGCTAAAAGATCTTGAGCGGGTTCTCTACTACGAGGCTTACATAATCATAGCCGAGGGCAAAACCGGCCTCGAAATCGGCGAGATAATCACCGAGGAGAAGTACCGCGAGCTGGTACAGCTCCACGGCGCCGAATTTGAAGCGGGAATGGGCGCGGAAGCCGTAAGGAAGTTCCTCGCCAATCTCCACATGCCCAGCCTCGGGGAAACCCTTCGCGCCGAGATGGTGGAAGCCACCTCCAAGGCGCGCAGGAAAAAGTACGCCAAGCGCCTGAAGATCGTAAACGCCTTCAAGCTCTCGGGAAACCTTCCCCAGGACATGATCCTGGAGGTCGTCCCCGTGCTGCCGCCGGACCTTCGCCCCCTCGTCCCCCTCGAAGGCGGAAGGTTCGCCACCAGTGACCTGAACGATCTCTACCGCAGGGTCATCAACAGGAACAACCGCCTGAAAAGGCTTCTGGACCTGAACGCGCCGGACATCATCATAAAGAATGAAAAGCGCATGCTTCAGGAGGCCGTTGACGCCCTTTTCGACAACGGCAGAAGGGGCAGAACTATTACGGGAGCCAACAGAAGGCCCCTCAAGTCCCTCTCCGACATGCTCAAGGGCAAGCAGGGGCGCTTCCGCCAGAACCTTCTGGGCAAGCGCGTCGATTACTCCGGCCGTACCGTCATCGTCGTCGGCCCCGAGCTGAAGCTCCACCAGTGCGGTCTGCCGAAGATAATGGCGCTCGAACTCTTCAAGCCCTTCGTCTTCAACAAGCTCGAAGAGCGCGGGCTGGCCGCGACGATAAAATCCGCCAAGAAGATGGTCGAGCGCGAAGAAGACGTAGTCTGGGACATTCTCGCGGAAGTCACCCGCGAGCATCCCGTCATGCTGAACCGCGCCCCCACCCTCCACCGCCTCGGCATACAGGCTTTCGAGCCGGTTCTGGTCGAGGGCAAGGCGATACAGCTCCATCCCCTCGTCTGCACCGCCTACAACGCCGACTTCGACGGCGACCAGATGGCGGTTCACATCCCGCTGACGGTGGAAGCGCAGATAGAGGCGCGCGTCCTCATGATGTCCACCAACAACATCCTGAGCCCCGCCAACGGCAGGCCGATTATCGTCCCCTCGCAGGACATCGTCCTCGGCGTCTACTACATGACGCTGGCCCGCGGCAAAAGGCTCGGCGAGGGAATGGTTTTCTCCAGCCCCCGCGAGTGCCGCATCGCCTTCGATCAGGAGATGGTGGATCTTCAGGCCAAGGTAAAGGTCCGCGTTGACGGAGTGCTGGCCGAAACCACCCCCGGCAGGATAATCCTCTGGGAGATAATCCCCGCCGAGGTCGGCTTCGAGACGATCAACCGCGTCATAAAGAAGGGCGATCTGGCGAGGCTCATGGGCACGGTCTTCAAGAAGGCCGGCGACAAGGCCACCGTCCTCTTCGCCGACAACGTAAAGACCCTCGGCTACAAGTTCGCCACCCGCGCGGGCGTCTCCATCTCCATCGACGACATGGTGGTGCCCGCCAAGAAGGAACAGATAGTCCAGGATTCCTTTAACGAGGTCGCCACCATCCAGCGCCAGTACCAGGACGGTCTCATAACCGACGGCGAACGCTACAACAAGGTCGTCGATATCTGGTCCACCGCTTCGGACACCATCGCCGGAGAGATGATGAAGGGCCTTGAGGTCGCCGAGGAATCGGAAAAGCTCAACTCCATCTTCATCATGGCCGATTCCGGAGCCCGCGGCTCGACCCAGCAGATGCGCCAGCTCGCGGGCATGCGCGGCCTGATGGCCAAGCCCTCCGGCGAGATCATCGAGACGCCGATCACCGCGAACTTCCGCGAGGGCCTCACGGTTCTCCAGTACTTCATCTCGACCCACGGCGCCCGCAAGGGTCTCGCCGACACCGCCCTCAAGACGGCGAACTCCGGCTACCTGACCAGAAGGCTGGTTGACGTGGCGCAGGACGTGGTCATCACCGAGCAGGACTGCCAGACCCACGCGGGTATCTACGTCTCGGCCCTCGTCGAGGGCGGCGAGGTAGTCGAAAGGCTCCGCGACCGCATACTCGGCAGAACGGCCCTCGTGGACGTGCTCGAACCCTACACCGAAGAGGTTCTGGTGGGGGCCAACGAGGAAATAGACGAAGCTCTCGCCGAGAAGGTGGAAGACGCGGGCGTCAAGGACGTTCTCATCCGCTCGGTTCTCACCTGCAAAGCCAAGGTCGGCCTCTGCATCGAGTGCTACGGACGCGACCTGGCCCGCGGGCGCAAGGTCAACATCGGCGAGGCGGTCGGCATCATCGCCGCCCAGTCGATCGGCGAGCCCGGCACCCAGCTCACGATGCGCACCTTCCACATCGGCGGCGCGGCCAGCAAGAGGGTCGAGCAGTCCACCCTTGAAGCCAGAAGCGCGGGCACAGTCAAGTACATGAACCTCTCCACCGTCACCACCGGCGACGGCGAGATAGTCGTCATGAACAGAAACGGCGAAGTCGCCGTCCTCGACGCCGAAGGCAGGGAGCGCGAGAAATATCCGGTCATCTACGGCGCTACCCTGAAGATACGCGACGGCGGAACGGTCTCGCCCCGCCAGCTTCTCGCCGAGTGGGATCCCCACGTCTCCCCGATCCTCACGGAAGCCAGCGGCATCGTCAAGTTCGGCGACATCGTGGAAGGCGTCACGATGCGCGAACAGCTCGACGAGGTCACCGGCCTTTCCCGCAAGGTCATCATCGAGTCCAGGGGCGGCGACTACCGTCCGCGCGTCTCGATAAAGTCCAAGGAAACCGGGCAGACCGCGGCCCGCTACATCCTCCCCGTCGGGGCGCACATCAACGTCCTCGAAGGGCAGGAGATCTCCGCGGGCTCGGTCGTCGCGAAGATGCCCAGAGAGACCACCAAGACCAAGGACATCACCGGCGGTCTCCCCAGGGTCGACGAGCTCTTCGAGGCCAGAAAGCCCAAGGACTTCGCCATCATCTCCGAGGTAGACGGCGTGGCCACCTTCGGCAAGGACCAGCGCGGCAAGAGAAAGGTGGTCGTCACTCCCGACATCGGAGAGCCCAAGGTCTATCTGATACCCAAGGGCAAACACCTCTCGGTTCACGAGGGCGATTCGATAAAGGCGGGCGAGCCCCTAATGGACGGCGCGACCAACCCCCACGAGGTGTTGAAGGTTCTCGGCGAGCACGAGCTGATGAAATACCTCGTCGATGAAATCCAGGAGGTCTACCGCCTCCAGGGCGTCGATATCAACGACAAGCACATCGAGGTCATCGTCCGGCAGATGCTCCGCCGGGTCGAGATACGCGACGTGGGCGACACCGATTTTCTCCTTCGCGAGCACGTCGAACGCCAGATCTTCGAGGAGACCAACCGCAAGATGGAAGCGGCGGGCAAGAAGAAGGCCGTCGCCATGCCGATGCTCCTGGGCATCACCAAGGCCAGCCTCTCGACGGAATCCTTCATCTCGGCGGCCTCCTTCCAGGAGACGACGAAGGTCCTCACCCAGGCCTCCATCGAGGGCAAGGTCGATTTTCTGCGCGGCCTGAAGGAAAACGTAATCATGGGCAGGCTCATACCCGCGGGCACCGGCCTCGCCCGCTACCGCAAGCTCAAGATAAACGTACAGGACGAGGATCTGCCGCTCATTGCGCCTACCCCCCCCGTAAAGGTCATTGACGATTTCCCTGAAATCGACATGGACGAATAA
- the pyrR gene encoding bifunctional pyr operon transcriptional regulator/uracil phosphoribosyltransferase PyrR yields the protein MSEELPKNIMDAAALKRTVERMAHEILETEGGAEGLALIGVVRKGDYLAARLKTVIDRVEGVTVPLGRLDITLYRDDLGRSGSSPVVRKTQIPFDITGKTIVLVDDVLFTGRTTRAALDAIMDYGRPRAIRFAALIDRGNRELPIQPDFTGMKVKTGRGERVMVELSEDGLEDSVYLMNAKAGWIPGED from the coding sequence ATGAGCGAGGAACTCCCGAAAAACATCATGGACGCGGCCGCCCTCAAGAGGACGGTCGAGAGGATGGCCCACGAGATACTCGAAACGGAGGGAGGGGCCGAAGGGCTCGCCCTCATCGGAGTGGTGAGGAAGGGCGATTACCTCGCCGCGAGGCTCAAGACGGTGATCGACCGCGTAGAGGGAGTGACGGTGCCTCTGGGCAGGCTGGACATCACCCTCTACCGCGACGACCTCGGAAGGTCGGGTTCCTCTCCGGTCGTCAGAAAGACCCAGATTCCCTTCGACATCACCGGCAAGACCATAGTCCTCGTGGATGACGTTCTTTTCACCGGCCGCACCACAAGGGCCGCCCTCGACGCCATCATGGATTACGGAAGGCCAAGGGCGATACGCTTCGCGGCCCTCATCGACAGAGGCAACAGGGAGCTTCCCATCCAGCCTGATTTCACGGGGATGAAGGTGAAGACCGGACGGGGCGAGAGGGTCATGGTAGAATTGTCGGAGGACGGGCTGGAGGATTCGGTCTACCTTATGAACGCGAAAGCCGGATGGATTCCGGGGGAGGACTGA
- a CDS encoding aspartate carbamoyltransferase catalytic subunit yields MAFSGKDLLGMAPLGAEEITAILDSAEGFADVSKRDVKKVPALRGKTVVNLFFEPSTRTRVSFEIAQKRLSADAVNFTSSGSSTTKGETLLDTVKNIEAMAPSVLVIRHSAAGAPHFVAKRTRAAVVNAGDGRHEHPTQALLDLFTIRKSKGAIAGQKVSIIGDIANSRVARSDINALNKLGAKVTICGPATMLPPRPEVLGVRAVTRLEEALEGADVVIALRIQKERQTGGNFPSNREYATFFGITPRKLEMTAKDCIVMHPGPINRGVELSSDVADGPRSVILDQVEAGVAVRMAVIYMLAGGDFK; encoded by the coding sequence ATGGCTTTCTCCGGCAAGGACCTCCTCGGCATGGCGCCCCTCGGGGCCGAAGAGATAACCGCGATACTCGATTCGGCGGAAGGGTTCGCCGACGTGAGCAAGAGGGACGTGAAGAAGGTGCCCGCCCTTCGCGGCAAGACGGTGGTCAACCTCTTCTTCGAGCCCTCCACGAGGACCCGCGTCTCCTTCGAGATAGCGCAAAAGCGCCTTTCGGCGGACGCGGTGAACTTCACCTCCTCGGGCAGTTCGACGACGAAGGGAGAGACCCTTCTCGATACGGTTAAGAATATCGAGGCGATGGCCCCCTCGGTGCTGGTCATACGCCACTCTGCCGCCGGGGCCCCGCACTTCGTGGCGAAGCGCACCCGCGCGGCGGTGGTCAACGCTGGCGACGGCAGGCACGAGCACCCCACGCAGGCGCTCCTCGACCTCTTCACCATAAGGAAGAGCAAGGGGGCGATAGCCGGGCAGAAGGTCTCGATAATCGGCGACATAGCCAACAGCAGGGTCGCCCGCTCGGACATCAATGCCCTTAATAAGCTCGGGGCTAAGGTGACTATCTGCGGCCCCGCGACTATGCTCCCGCCGAGGCCGGAGGTGCTGGGGGTGAGGGCGGTGACGCGGCTGGAGGAGGCTCTTGAGGGGGCTGACGTGGTCATTGCCCTGCGGATACAAAAGGAGCGCCAGACGGGGGGTAACTTTCCCTCAAACCGCGAATACGCGACTTTTTTCGGTATCACCCCGCGTAAACTCGAAATGACCGCGAAAGACTGCATAGTGATGCACCCCGGCCCGATAAACAGGGGGGTCGAGCTTTCTTCCGACGTGGCCGACGGCCCCCGCTCGGTTATACTTGACCAGGTTGAGGCGGGTGTCGCGGTGCGCATGGCGGTTATCTACATGCTGGCCGGAGGCGACTTCAAATGA
- a CDS encoding dihydroorotase — protein sequence MKTVIRGAHVIDPANDVDSVMEIRVEDGIIKAVAPSVDRAGAEVIDAGGLHLFPGLVDIHVHLREPGQEYKETIATGTRAAAAGGFTSVACMPNTLPVNDNASITGYILEKAREEGVCRVYPVGAISKGQKGEELAEMGELRQAGCVAVSDDGRPVDSSLLMRKALEYAKGFGLTVISHCEDLELARGGAMNEGAVSSLLGMPAIPSEAEEIMAARDIMLARRAGARLHLAHLSTAGSMELLRWGKAIGVKVTGETAPHYFTLTEELVKTFDSVYKMNPPLRAGEDLEAVTRALAEGVIDAIATDHAPHGRDEKEVEFEAAHNGVIGLETSFALALSLWREGKAGLSTIIRALTIGPSRALGLPSGTLSPGARADIVLADLGAKWLVEPEKFKSKARNCPFAGMTLTGKTVRTIVGGKTVYLDGEITADNII from the coding sequence ATGAAAACGGTCATAAGGGGCGCTCACGTAATCGACCCGGCGAACGACGTGGATTCGGTGATGGAAATCCGCGTCGAAGACGGGATTATAAAGGCGGTCGCGCCATCCGTGGACAGGGCCGGAGCCGAGGTCATCGACGCCGGAGGGCTCCACCTCTTCCCCGGCCTCGTGGACATTCACGTCCACCTTCGCGAGCCGGGTCAGGAGTACAAGGAGACGATAGCAACCGGCACGAGGGCGGCGGCGGCGGGAGGCTTTACCTCGGTTGCCTGCATGCCCAACACCCTGCCGGTTAACGACAACGCCTCGATAACCGGGTATATTCTCGAAAAAGCCCGCGAGGAGGGCGTCTGCCGGGTCTACCCGGTGGGGGCGATATCGAAGGGTCAAAAGGGCGAGGAGCTCGCCGAGATGGGGGAACTGCGGCAGGCCGGGTGCGTCGCGGTGAGCGACGACGGAAGGCCGGTAGACTCCTCCCTCCTCATGCGGAAGGCGCTGGAATACGCGAAGGGCTTCGGCCTCACGGTGATAAGCCACTGCGAGGACCTGGAGCTGGCGCGGGGCGGGGCGATGAACGAGGGGGCGGTCTCCTCCCTTCTCGGGATGCCCGCCATTCCCTCGGAGGCCGAGGAGATAATGGCCGCCCGCGACATAATGCTGGCGCGGCGCGCCGGGGCCAGACTCCACCTCGCCCACCTCTCCACCGCCGGGTCGATGGAGCTTCTGCGCTGGGGCAAGGCCATCGGCGTGAAGGTGACGGGGGAAACCGCTCCTCATTATTTCACCCTCACGGAAGAGCTTGTAAAGACCTTCGACTCGGTTTACAAGATGAACCCGCCGCTTCGGGCGGGCGAAGACCTCGAAGCGGTCACTAGGGCGCTTGCGGAGGGGGTTATCGACGCGATAGCGACCGACCACGCCCCTCACGGCAGGGACGAAAAGGAGGTAGAGTTCGAGGCCGCCCACAACGGCGTAATCGGGCTCGAAACCAGCTTCGCCCTGGCCCTTTCGCTCTGGCGCGAGGGGAAGGCGGGGCTGTCCACGATAATCCGCGCGCTCACCATCGGGCCTTCAAGGGCGCTCGGACTCCCCTCGGGAACCCTCTCCCCCGGCGCGAGGGCGGATATCGTTCTCGCCGACCTCGGGGCGAAGTGGCTTGTGGAGCCGGAAAAATTCAAATCGAAGGCGAGGAACTGCCCCTTCGCGGGGATGACATTGACCGGAAAGACGGTAAGGACGATCGTCGGCGGCAAAACTGTGTATCTCGATGGAGAGATAACCGCCGATAATATCATATAG
- the carA gene encoding carbamoyl-phosphate synthase small subunit, translating into MDKAILALADGTVYEGISFGAKGETVGEVVFNTAMSGYQEVLSDPSYKGQMVAMTYTEIGNYGLNDEDFESSGIQVEGFIVKEAWKTPSNWRAKTSLHEGLLKAGVLGIEGIDTRSLTKHLRDYGAQMGVISTIDLDHKSLVEKARNAPSIEGRDLVGEVTCKTPFKWEIGDWSLEKGYTRPRSSRYNVVAYDCGIKYNILRRLTSVGCAVTVVPASTSAEEVLALNPDGIFLSNGPGDPAAVPYLAENVQKLLGKKPIFGICLGNQILGIALGAVTRKLKFGHHGANQPVKDLTTGKVEITSQNHNFVVDMESLKNSPHGELVRVSHLNLNDNTVEGMEHLEMPVFSVQYHPEASPGPHDASYLFKRFTDMIEKAGK; encoded by the coding sequence ATGGATAAGGCGATTCTGGCCCTCGCGGACGGGACGGTCTACGAAGGGATATCCTTCGGCGCGAAGGGCGAAACCGTCGGCGAAGTGGTCTTCAACACCGCGATGAGCGGTTATCAGGAAGTGCTGTCCGACCCCTCCTACAAGGGGCAGATGGTTGCCATGACTTATACCGAGATAGGAAACTACGGCCTCAACGACGAGGATTTCGAGTCCTCGGGCATTCAGGTCGAGGGTTTCATAGTCAAGGAGGCGTGGAAAACCCCCTCCAACTGGCGAGCCAAGACCTCCCTTCACGAGGGGCTCTTGAAGGCGGGAGTCCTCGGCATCGAGGGGATAGACACGCGCTCCCTGACAAAGCACCTGCGCGACTACGGGGCCCAGATGGGGGTCATCTCCACCATCGACCTCGACCACAAGAGCCTTGTGGAGAAGGCCAGAAACGCGCCCTCCATCGAGGGGCGCGACCTCGTCGGCGAAGTGACCTGCAAAACCCCCTTCAAGTGGGAGATCGGCGACTGGAGCCTCGAAAAGGGGTATACCAGGCCCCGCTCCTCCCGCTACAACGTCGTCGCTTACGACTGCGGCATAAAGTACAACATCCTCCGGCGGCTCACCTCGGTCGGCTGCGCGGTAACGGTAGTCCCGGCCTCTACGAGCGCCGAAGAGGTGCTCGCGCTGAATCCCGACGGGATATTCCTCTCCAACGGCCCCGGCGACCCCGCGGCGGTTCCCTACCTCGCCGAAAACGTGCAAAAGCTCCTCGGCAAGAAGCCGATCTTCGGGATATGCCTCGGGAACCAGATACTCGGAATCGCGCTCGGAGCGGTCACCCGGAAGCTCAAATTCGGCCACCACGGCGCGAACCAGCCGGTAAAGGACCTCACAACGGGAAAGGTCGAGATAACCAGCCAGAACCACAATTTCGTGGTGGACATGGAGAGCCTCAAAAACAGCCCCCACGGCGAGCTGGTCAGGGTTTCGCACCTGAATCTCAACGACAACACTGTGGAGGGGATGGAGCACCTCGAAATGCCGGTTTTCAGCGTCCAGTACCACCCCGAGGCGAGCCCCGGCCCGCACGACGCCTCCTATCTTTTCAAGCGCTTCACCGATATGATTGAAAAAGCGGGCAAA